The window gGTGTTCGTTCACCTGAGCTGGGCCACATTCAGACACCAACTGGGGCGAAACCCACCGATGCCAAACACAGGGCACAAAGGAGCCTGAGAGCTGCCGGAGGGCAGGGCGGTGGACCTGGGGTTGGGGGCAGGGctggacctggggctggggacggggctggacctggggctgggggcggggctggacctggggctggggaccgggctggacctggggctggggcggggctggacctggggctgggggcggggctggacctggggctgggggcggggctggacctggggctgggggcggagctggacctggggctggggacggggctggacctggggctggggcggggctggacctggggctgggggcggggctggacctggggctgggggcgGAGCTGGGCTGCGGGGACCTGGGGTAGCACTCCGGCAGGGCTgcagcagagcagaggcaggTTTTGAGAGTGGGAGAGGGTACGGGTCAGGGAAGGGGCCCAGCCTGGTTTGGGGTTGCTCTACCCACCCCCTGACCGAGGCTGCCCTTCTGCTCAGCTCCTCCACTGGAATTTCCTTCAGGTCAAATTCGGGCCTTGGGGATGAGACCCTGTGTCCCTTCCAGGTCCTCTGCCCTGACCTCACCAGTCCTGCAGGAAAAGCCCCTGCGTCCAATCCCTGCCTGCCTCAGAATCTGGTCAGCTCCCAGAGGGCCTGGCAGGGCCCAGTGACGAGAGGCAGGGCCCCTGGGTGGCCCTGGTGCCCTGCAGAGCAGCGTCCCCGTGAAGCCCCTCTGCCCAGACCTCTCCTACCCTGCCCCTTTCTTTTGGCCCCAATCCCTCAGGGCTGGAAGAGGCCTCGGGGGTCTGAGGAAGGAGGCTGCGTGGGGGAGCCCTCCCCACACCAGGCCTCTCAGGCTGGGTGCCTGCAGAGCCGTCCTGCCACTCTTGACCTCTCTTCGCCTCAGTTCCCTGTGCACCCACATGCCGCCGCGGCCCCCCGAGGGTGACATCTCTGTCGCTTGCTGCACAGGCCCTGCTGAGATCACACTGTCACCAGGAGGTCTCTCCCGGCATCCTGGGTGGccccctttccttcctgcccCCCCAGCTTCTGTGCCCCTCCCTTCACACTGACCCCACGGGCCCCTGCGGGAGCAGCACCCTGAACACTTGCATGTTTAGTAAGTGGAAAACAGAGTGTGGGGGAGCAGTGCTGGGGACCTCAGCGGTGGACAGGAGGGGGCCTGCGTCCAGCAATAAGGATGAGGTGCTAGGCGGTCACCCAGGTTTAAAGGGCAGCTGGGTGTGGTCACCTGCAGACCTTGACCCGAGGATAGGGCCCTCCTCCCTCCTGACCGCCTGGTGGGCCAGGGCTGCCTTGGTTGTGATGAGAATGGGCCAGGGTCTGAATTCCTCCTTTATTAGTGCCAAGTAcaacccctcccagccccaggtCCTCCGTGGTCCTCGTCCATCCTCATCGGAGCCGCAGGGTGGTTTCAGCCGCCTCTGGAACCATGACCCCAGGCCTGGAGGCAGCAGGCAGCCAGGGAGACCAGGCCTGCAGACGAGGGCCTCTCCGGGGTGTCCTGCAGAGACAGGAAGCCCAAGGCTGGACTGGCAGCCGGAGACCCTGCCTGCGCAGCAGCAGCGCGAGGGCGCAGGCGTGAGGGAGGGCTGGCAGGATGCGGGTGAGGTTCGGGAGCTCACCAGGCCTGCAGGGCTGGCTGGTCTGTCCACAGCAGGCACAGCTGGCCCTCTGTGGGCTTAAACCAGGCGGTGCTGTTCTCGGTGTCCTGCTCGCTGCTCCCACCCCAAATCGAAGTTAGCCTTGGAGCCAGGGCATGGGGCCTGTCCCGCCCGGTGTCCCTGCCCGGACCGCGCCCTCCCGCCCTCGCCTCCCGGCTCACCTGCGCTTCCCCACCAGGCCCTGCAGCAGCCGCTGCAACCGCGCGCTGTCTCGCAGGCGGCCGAGCTCGCTGGTGAAGGTCCCGTCCGAGTGTCGCGGGGCCCTGCGGGGAGGCGGGTCAGGCGGGGAGCGGCGGGGTCAGGCGGAGCGGGCAGCGCCCGGCGGGAGGGGCCGACGCGGGCTCACCTGGGGGCCGCGGGGCGCGCGGCGGAGccggccagcagcagcagcagcagcggcagcggcCGGGGAGCCATGGCGCGGCGGGCGGTGCTGGGCGCTCGCACCGCGGCGCAGCCCGCGCTGCCCCTTTATAGCGGCCGGGGAGCGGGAGGGCGGGCGGCTGGGGGGCGCCCAGCACCGCCCCGGCTCCGAGCGGCCCGGCCGCGCCCCATCGATCGCCAGAAGGTCAGGGCCGCCCCCCCAGCTGTCGTCCGGGACGCTCCCGCCCCCAGCGCCGTGTCGGCGCCCCTCGGCTGGGCAGCCGGGAGTAGACCGGCCGGATGGCGGGTACCACGGCACGGCCACCGGCCCGGGGCGCGGAAGTGAGGGACAGCGTTTCGGGACGGGTGGGCACTGCAGGAGCGAAGTCCTGGGGCCTTGGGACCGCGGAGCAGACCCGGGCGAGCCTCTCCCCAAGGCCCTGGACTGCTCCCCTGCCTCTGGAAGCGGGTGCAGGCGCCTCGGAGGTGGGATGGGCAGGAGAGAGGTGGACTGGGGGGCGGCAGGACCCAGCGGAGAACAGGCCCACTGACTTCCTCCGGACCCTGGGAATCGCCTGGCAGATCAGAGCCTTGTGGTCACCgtggttttatttttccaggaagGAAAGAGCAGCTTCCTCCACGCTGGCTGCAGAAAGCAGAGACAAGCAGCGCAGGAGCAGAAGGTGTTTTCATGCTGCAGACTGATGACGCCAGTCTTTAAAAACCTGTTCTTGGCCTGGCAGGGTGGCTCACAGCTGTGATCCCACCACCAGGCTGGAAGATCCAAGTTTAAGGCAGCCTCCGAAGCTTAGCGAGAccacatttcaaaatgaaatttttgaaagggactcgggtgtagcccagtggtagagcgcttgcctcacttgagccaggccctgggtttcagCCTCAGTTCTGGGGGGTGGGGCTCCTCAATCTTCCACACCAGTGATCAGCTAAGGACATTCCTGAGAATATTCCAAATTCCAAATGCCAACTTGATCTATCAGATTTTTCAGCATCTTCAATCACTTAAGTAACCAGGCAGATCTTCATAAGAAAaacctactttaaaaaattaacacaaagtaaattgactttttaaatatcaaCATACAGAACAAGTGGAATTTAACCTGTGCATAGAATCATGTAACCACAACCACAATCAGGGGCCTGAAATTCCAGCACCAAAATGAAACTGTCCACCTGGGCACCTGCTCCCAtccccccccccaacacacagcCCCTGGTCACCACCTCTGCCAGTCCTTGTGAATCCTGGCTCTACAGGCCTCCTGGGAGTGGAATCATGTGATGTGGTCCTCTGTCTGGCTCATCGCACTCAGCAGTGTCCAGAGGTCCACCCACGTTGAAGTGGTCTGAATAACATCCCATGTGTGAGTGGACTGTTTGTCCATGCCCTCATCTGTCCATAGACACTCAGGCTGTTTCCACTGTGACACtgtgaacatgggtgtgcagatAGCTCTGTGCAattctgcttttaattctttggggCATATGGTCAGGAgtggattgctgggtcatatttgatttttttttttttttttttttttttttttttttttttttttgtaccagggattgaacccagggcacttacactgagccacaacccagttttatttttcattttgagacaggttctcgataagttgcttagtgccttgctaagccgctgagactggctttgaactcatcattCTCTGGCTTccgcctctggagctgctgggattacaggtgtgcaccaccacacccagctcatatttgaattttattatcttttggaAACACCAAACTGTTCTCACAGCAGCAGCATAATTTGATACCTACCTCCATGCTGCAGGGAGGAGGGTTGTAGCTTTACCAGCATCCTCACCAAATACTGAGCTTTTTTTTAAGGTTATACACAACACCATATGAACCAGGTTAGtcattttaaagtgtaaaattcagaaatatttagttCATTCATAATATTGTAAAACCTTCACCACAATGTGGTTCCAGAACCTTTTCAACCCCAAGTGAACCCCATTCAGCATTTAcaaccccttccccttcccttctgttcctggaaatgatacatttatttctgttactAGGGAGTTACCTAGAAACAGTTCTAGATATTTCAAATTCTggatatttcaaataataaaatggtgcgatatgtggtcttttgtgccTGGCCTATTtaatttgttgagatttttttttgtcattttatttatttttattcttttttttaaaaatttatttttattgtaaaatgggatacatgttgtttctctgtttgtacatggagtaacagcatactatttgtgtaatcatacatttacgtagggtaatgatgtttgattcattctgttattttttccttccccccacccctcccacccctcttttccctctatacagtccctccttcctccattcttgccccctcccaccccctattatgtgtcatcatctgcttatcagtgagatcattcgtcctttggatttttgagattggattatctcacttagcatattctccaatttcatccatttacctgcaaatgctataattttattattctttgagtaatattccattgtatatatatatactcaaagaataatatatataccagaataatatatataccagagtttctttatccattcatcaactgaagggcatctaggttggttccacaatctggctatggtgaattgagcagctatgaacattgatgtggctgtatctctgtagtatgctgattttaagtcctttgggtataggccaaggagtgggatagctgggtcaaatggtggttccattccaagttttctaaggaatctccacactgctttccagagtggctgcactaaattgcagccccaccagcaatgtatgagtgtacctttccccccacatcctcgccaacaccggttgttgcttgcattcttgataatcttGGCGAGATGTTTTAAAGATGTACTCCGGCAGTAGTGGGGAGTCAGTATTGCTCCCGCTTTCATGACTGGAAGGATGTGGCATGTTTTGTTTACCCGTTCACCTGCTCACGGACATTTGGTTGGTTCTGCTGTGTGTACACAGTGGATAGTGCTGCTGTGCACATTTGTGTTCAGGGTTTCTGTTCTTTGGGGTACACACCTGAGTCCCATTTAACGTCTTTGTgtgcacagtgctggggatggagcctggGGCCTGGACATGAACGCAGGTGCCTCCCTGAACCGCACCTGACCTGACTAATGGAGGCCCTGCTGTTTTCCATGGTGGCTGCACCGGACCCTCCCAGCAATGTGTGAGGGCTCCTTTCTCCGTATCTTCGGCAATGcttgttatttttcattctttattttggtcTCCTAATCAGTGAGAAATGGTATCTCACTGTgagatatttttttgtttgtttttggtacagggaattgaacccaggggtgcttaaccactgagccacatccccagccctttttttcttttttagagacagggtctccctgaactgcttagggcttcactaagttgctgaggctggttttgaactcatgatcctcctgcctcagcctccctagccactgggatcataggtatgTGCCACACTGTGGTTTTAATCGTATTTTCCTAGTGACTAATGAATTtgggcatttttattttcatggtacTAGGATTTAGGGACTGTACCCAGTGGCATGTGACCAATAAGCTTACCCCGccccaagccttttttttttttttttttttttttttttgagactgggagTGTCTCTAAATTGCCCccgctggcctggaacttgggatcctcctgtctgtGTCTCGGCGGCGTTGATAGActcacaggtgtggccaccacacctggctgaggTTGGACAGTTTTCACGTGCTTGTTGCCATctctttttactctttaaaaagaGT of the Sciurus carolinensis chromosome 11, mSciCar1.2, whole genome shotgun sequence genome contains:
- the Sct gene encoding secretin: MAPRPLPLLLLLLAGSAARPAAPRAPRHSDGTFTSELGRLRDSARLQRLLQGLVGKRSEQDTENSTAWFKPTEGQLCLLWTDQPALQAWTPRRGPRLQAWSPWLPAASRPGVMVPEAAETTLRLR